A genomic segment from Candidatus Lokiarchaeota archaeon encodes:
- a CDS encoding 50S ribosomal protein L23, which yields MKDPNEIVIRPVVTEASLEAVDMENKLTFFVDLRSNKNMIRWAVETLYEVVVERVNTLITPTGEKKAFVKLAPEYSAGELATRLGIF from the coding sequence ATGAAAGATCCAAACGAAATTGTCATACGACCTGTAGTGACGGAGGCCAGTCTTGAAGCTGTAGATATGGAAAACAAGCTTACTTTCTTTGTAGACCTTCGCTCTAACAAAAACATGATTCGATGGGCTGTTGAGACACTCTATGAAGTCGTTGTGGAACGTGTAAACACACTGATTACACCGACTGGAGAGAAGAAAGCTTTTGTAAAACTAGCGCCTGAATACAGCGCGGGTGAATTAGCCACCCGGCTGGGGATATTCTAA